Proteins from a genomic interval of Oncorhynchus clarkii lewisi isolate Uvic-CL-2024 chromosome 13, UVic_Ocla_1.0, whole genome shotgun sequence:
- the LOC139423738 gene encoding transcription factor MafG-like isoform X2, translated as MSTTNKGNKALKVKREPGENGTTLTDDELVTMSVRELNQHLRGLTKDEILQLKQRRRTLKNRGYAASCRVKRVTQKEELEKQKSQLQQEVDKLASENASMRAELDHLRSKYEALQSFARTVARSPGVGLGVGGQRGGGGVGSVIGPLIPGKVAATSVITIVKSKTDARS; from the exons ATGTCGACCACTAATAAGGGAAACAAGGCCTTGAAG gtGAAGAGGGAGCCGGGGGAGAATGGGACCACCCTGACAGATGATGAGCTGGTGACTATGTCCGTCCGGGAGCTCAACCAGCACCTCCGCGGCCTCACCAAGGATGAGATCCTGCAGCTTAAACAGCGCCGGCGCACCCTGAAGAACCGTGGCTACGCCGCCAGCTGCCGGGTCAAACGGGTCACCCAGAAGGAGGAGCTGGAGAAGCAGAAGTCACAGCTTCAACAGGAAGTGGATAAGTTGGCGTCGGAGAACGCCAGCATGAGGGCGGAGCTCGATCACCTGAGGTCGAAGTACGAGGCGCTACAGAGTTTTGCAAGGACTGTGGCGAGGAGCCCGGGAGTGGGGTTAGGGGTCGGGGGTCAGAGGGGAGGTGGTGGGGTCGGGTCGGTGATCGGACCACTCATACCGGGGAAAGTGGCGGCGACG